Part of the Ctenopharyngodon idella isolate HZGC_01 chromosome 24, HZGC01, whole genome shotgun sequence genome, CTTGAAGGCAAAGAGTTTAACAGACGGATACGCAATGAACTGGGAGAGGTGAGGTGGTCAAAAAAAAGTTCTTGACAAttgttcattcaaataaatgttgatattaaAGACCTCATCGTCTTTTCAGATTGAGCAGGAGCGCCTGGACAAGGTCTGGCCCAAACTGCGCGTACTTGCGAGATCTTCTCCAACTGATAAGCATACATTGGTCAAAGGTAATCAATTTTAAACAGCTAATACTTGTGGTGTATATTATAGTCGGACTGTATTTGAAACGTTTTGCTGTTTCTTCAAGGTATAATCGATAGCACCGTCGTTGAACAGAGACAAGTAGTTGCTGTCACTGGAGACGGAACCAACGATGGCCCTGCTCTAAAAAAAGCTGATGTTGGATTTGCAATGGTAtgatttaaacaacttatttgCACATCACTGTGACAGACCTAACAATTGCAAATGAATATTGAAGTTATGACAAATGAAAGAAGAAACAATCTCTATCAAAAAAAGGTCCTTatccattgtcaatagtgtagcgatgCATGAAGAACCACTCACGCAAAAGTTACTTTCAAAGCTTTCTGACAGTGAACACGGCAATTGACCAACTTGAACATGAACTAAATCTTTGTGGGGAACTTTTTCAGCCTAATGTGAAACTCTTGATCGCATGGATTGCTAATGAAATGACTGTATTATATCAGCAAAATTTTGATGAGTGTTTCCATCCCGCATTTTTAATGCAGTATTGCAAGATTAGAATGAACATACTTAAATGGAAAAGGAATGATTGTTGAGTGaatgaatacattttgacaTGGTGCTGTGTCATTTTCAGGGCATTGCTGGTACAGATGTGGCCAAAGAAGCATCAGACATTATCCTGACAGATGATAACTTCAGCAGCATTGTGAAGGCAGTGATGTGGGGGAGGAACGTCTATGACAGTATCTCCAAGTTCCTTCAGTTTCAGCTGACCGTTAACGTGGTGGCTGTCATTGTGGCGTTCACTGGAGCCTGTATTACACAGGTCAGAGCACTACTTCCTCTTTTTTCTGTCTATCTTGTGCCACCTTATTCTTTCCCTATAACTTTTTCCTTTTTGTACACAGGACTCCCCTCTCAAAGCTGTACAGATGCTGTGGGTGAATTTAATCATGGACACGTTTGCGTCACTAGCTCTAGCAACGGAGCCTCCCACTGAGGCTTTACTGTTGCGCAAACCGTACGGCCGCAACAAGCCCCTTATTTCCCGCACCATGATGAAGAACATCCTCGGACATGCTGTATATCAGCTAACGATCATCTTCACACTGCTGTTTGCTGGTGAGCATCATCTAGAAAAATTTAGAGCATCCAATCGGAGTAAACCGGTTAATATATCTCTGACTTTACCTTTCTCACAGGTGAGCAAATCTTTGACATTGACAGCGGCAGGAATGCTCCTCTTCACGCTCCTCCTTCAGAGCACTACACCATCGTCTTCAACACCTTCGTAATGATGCAGCTCTTCAACGAGATTAATGCTCGAAAGATCCACGGTGAGAGAAACGTTTTTGAAGGCATCTTCAAAAACATGATCTTCTGCACCATCGTATTTGGGACCTTTGTTATTCAGGTACGTCGCATTTTAATCTCTATAAGCTTGCGTCAATTATCGACAATTGTTCTGAGTCCCAACATGGTTTCGTTTTTTAGATCGTAATCGTGCAGTTTGGAGGGAAGCCTTTTAGCTGTGTAGGTCTCTCTATTGAGCAGTGGATGTGGTGTGTCTTCCTTGGTTTTGGCTCTCTTCTCTGGGGGCAGGTAGGCATTTAAATGGATTTAAACTCCTGctgacttttttgtttgttttaatttttcttaaagAAACCATACATGTACAATACAGCCAATCAGTTACTATACAAGAACTCCTGCTGCAGTTTGATATGATGCACTGGGTGAAATGTATTGTTTTCCTCACCAAAACCACTCTGACCCACAGCTGATTACCACCATTCCCACAAGTCGCCTGAAATTCCTGATGACAGCAGGTCATGGCACTCAGAAGGAGGAGATACCTGAGGATGAGCTGGAGGAGATGGAAGACCTGGATGAAATCGACCATGCTGAGATGGAGCTAAGAAGGGGGCAGGTTTTGTGGTGTAGGGGTCTCAACAGAATTCAGACACAGGTACTGAATGAAGTTTTCAGTCCTTGATTGTTTATCATCAATACATGGATGTTTCTTCAACTTTTATGTCCCAGGATTCAGCTTTGCCCTCAcaagaataaattgcattttaaattatattaaaatagtattcagttattttaaattgtaacaatatttcacaatattagtgttttattatattttgataaaataaatgcagccttggtgagcataagagatgtTGTTGGTTAAAGGcataatatgtaagatttttacatttaaaaatccaaaaaccactagaagtgttatatattttttctgacttgtgtacttacattatcccaaacatttccaacaatgtttaaatccatagaaatcagcaattttaaccaggacacggaccatgtCATTTCAATGTGtgtgttaccctcgatttccgatTTTTTACTttcgtagaaaccatggaaacaccaaagacgctttaatatattatgcttcataccacagtaacgttaaaggattagttcacttcagaatttaaatttcctgataatttactcacccccatgtcatccatgttcatctttctttcttcagtcgaaaagaaattaaggtttttgaggaaaacattccaggatttttctccatatagtggacttcaacagggttcagCGGGTTGACGGTCCAAAGTGcagtttcaaagggctctacacgatcccagccgaggaataagggtcttgtctagtgaaacgattgttcattttctaaaaaaaaaataaaaaattatatactttttaaccacaaatgctcaccTTGCACTGCTCTaggatgcgccacgcattacgtaatcatgttggaaaggtcacgcgtgacataggcggaCGTACcgctccatctcattttctcctccatcattgttttacctttttttgtaaaggccgtttgacttagtctttgcacatttgctttgtaaacacatGCTCGGCACTTTCGCATACATCACGtctgacctttccaacgtgattacgtcgtGCGTGGAGCGCTTGTgacgagcatttgtgtttaaaagtatatatatatatatatatatatatattttttttttttagaaaatgacagatcatttcattagataagacccttattcctcggctgggatcgtgtacagccctttgaagctgcattgaaactgcaatttggacctttaacccgttgaaccctgttgaagtccactatatggagaatcctggaatgtttcccttaaaaaccttaattttttttcgactgaagaaagaaagacataaacatcttggatgacatgggggtgagtaaattatcaggaaattttacttctaaaatgaactaatcctttaataaaactttaatacattagctcatccatgaacatgatttctacCCGAGTCTgtcggattgctttccatcggctgtggaggtgaagacaacAACTCCCATGGTTCCACGCTCCTTcacggcgtcatcaagctacgcctttgttttgaataagtgacctctagtggtgaaaattcCATATTGTGCTTTTAAAGAAACACCCAACCTGGGAGGTTGTTGTTGGTGGTGGTGGGCGAGGGTTATATGTTGTTTCGCTCTTTGAGTTCACTGACCTGGTGTTTTTCTTCAGATCCGTGTGGTTAATGCTTTCCGGGATACCATGTCCCCTTATGAAGGCCTGGAGACGCCGGAGTCTCGCAGCTCCATTCACAACTTCATGAGCCACCCAGAGTTCCGTATTGAGGATTCAGAGCCAGCCATCCCCCTCATCGATGACACCGACCCCGAGGAGGACGCACCTACTAAACGCAACACGGTTCCTTCCCCACTGCCTCCAGTTTTATCCTCCCCTAATCAGAACAATAATGCAACCGACAACAGGGGCTACCATCACCACAAAGATCTAGCAAAAACTATCCTTCCTCCAACTCCTGGAAGCCCCTTACACAGCCTGGAGACCTCTCTCTAATCCAGTACCACCTAAGTCAGACCACGTCAACAACCGAGGGCACATTAAGGACAAGGTCAGGGCTTCCGGGCTTCTGATAATGAACTGGAAAAGTAGCAAaacttgttatttttgtttttttatttatttcatagggGGTTTGTTTCATTCTTATCTTACCTGCACACCTGGAAAGTGTACGGTTTAGGAATGAACAATGTTGCTCAAATGTTCAAATTCTTTCCccttatattttgttcacttaaatattttgatatatgGTGTATTGGCTGTTCATGTAGTTAAACATTTTGAGCAGTTTTTGGACACTTTCTTATTTTGGAAGAAAAAACTATTCACATGTAGTTGCTGCTCTGTTTAATTGTGAGCACAGAAACTTTTGGAAGGTGCACTATTTGCCTCTAAATAGGTTTTGATTGTGATTTTTAGAAAGCTAGATGTAAATTAAATGGGAAACGATACAATGCctcaacatttttaaaggggTATGGCAGGAcagttaaaggtagggtaggcaattttggaAAGGCTAGCGcttcagagcgctctccaaagccacgcctccttcaaaacacatgaacgcctACAGACAGAGTGCAAAGCGTCACGagagacggcgttaaattatctttctcaaagcacataacattacaataattaacgtaaacaacttacagagctcagAATTGTATCaactgactgctgcagattaatttcggcgttgatagtgttgctagagagtctgaggatgtgaacagctccaggtagaacgtcacaggttgccatcttgtaattacgattacgacatggcgtgaacttAGCATAAactcgttgttttggttcaggaggagcTGTAAAAGGTGTTTCCTGTTTTTTTACGACGCTcagtgactgtctgtctacaattATGCATAGCCTTACGGAAcgcgctgatgacgtgtgatgtctcCGCGAGCAGGTGCGCgaaggtatggaaatacatacgctgacaggcaggtaggacatcctatgattggacgaacattttttggtcctgagacttccacagaagatatatacattttttaatatttagaccacttctattattgattgccatcaggatgtgaagagagagtttcaaccaggataacaaaaagtgtttatgaaaaaactaattgcctaccctacctttaaagaTGTTGATTTTGAGCCTCTTTATTTCATGAAAAGTAACTGTACTCACAAAAATGCCACATTCAAGGTGTTATTAAGGGAATTAaatactttctttctttaattgaccaaataaaaattaagaaaggACGAGGGAGGCCACACTAAAATGTAACAGTGTATTTTCTGTTTAGGgtgtttttatcagttttgaTTCACTCCACCTCCTTAAACTACAGATGAATGCTCAAGCACAGCACACCACACAATTCAGTCAAGTAAAGATgctgttgtataaaatattgTGATGGTAATAtgaagtattattattaattacagcagatatttttcattgtcGGAACATGGTTTCAGCAGAATGCGGTATAGGATTTGTTACagaaatgtaaacaatataAGATTAGTAAAGAAATGGAGAAATGTGTGggttaattttgtttatttcactGTAGTTTCATTCTCATTTGGGGAATTAATATTTTTCCATCTGTTTATGGaatataattttgtaaatgtaaatggttATTGTGGTTTAATTTACATTTGGAAGTCTTTAAGTTATGtgtatgttttttgaaaataaaatattcatatttagcTTAACCTAATCATTGGTTTTAATTCGGTGGTTATAGAATATACGCTCCACATTTATATgtggaaatgtcattgcttcatatatttttatattcatatttaaacatacatgaACTACTAATTTCTTAAGCATTGTATGTTTGTTAGTGACttattcaagtaaaaaaataatagtataaACATAGTCATTCCCATTTTAAATTAAGTAGTCGTTTGATTTTGTCCTGCGCACTGCTCAACGTCAACATGACGACTGCTGCGTTCCGGAAACGTGCTCCACCAATCCTGTCGCAGGATTCGCGTCACGTGATCTTCGAAATAGACTGGCCACGAAATTTGAAATGTGAAAACAGATCGCTAGTGCTAGTTATTTATTGTGAACAGACAACACTACGATTAATAAATATACCCACAGAGCTGCAAACAAATAGTAAGTATTTTGGCTGTAGTGtttatcatttgtttttaaaatcaaattagaaTAAGATCGGTGATTAAACCGTATGAATCCAGGAGATTCCATGACTTATATTATGTTTATGTACCGGTTATAAGATAAAAAGGGCTCATTTTATTGAGTAACGTTCGTTTTATTTCGAGTATTTTAAACTGCATTTGggttaaaatgtactttttggtGTTTCAAACGTGTTGTAATCAAAAAGTGGAACCACATTAACTGTTAACTGATGTTAGCAGGACTTGGGCCTCCATTTGTTTTCCTGACTGAAGATGGCATCACTCACGCACAGTGGTAATGATGTTTTACCTGATCACAATATGTCTAAACTAACCTTACAAAAAAGTACTGTTGTGATACCATGGTActtgccagaaaaaaaaaaaaaaaaaaaaacagtactatAGTACATGTCAAAAACACCACagtatttgtactttttttgtaagtGCAGTATAACAAGCCAAGACAATAAACACTGATTTGGCATATTTTAATTGGTTAAAagagtttttttgtgttttttacttCTAGATTTTGTTTCACTGGCTGAGGAGAAATTTGACTTTGACGTTTCATTGTCACCCGCGAGGTTTGTTTTCAATGTTCAATATGTTTAaagcagtgttgttattgttaactaaaactattaatgaattaaaataaagctaaaataaaatataaatattagaggacacacttaaaatgaaaaaaaaaaaacccctaaaGTTTAAGCACTAAAGttgctaaaactgaaataaaaataaagctaaatagaaatatataaaaggaaaaaaaatgataaaaatgacaaaagcagatAACAAATTACTAAAACATGGCCTTGCTTTAAAAagaaagcttttatttttatattttcagttatttcaacaaaagtaataaatattataattaatactaaaataacaggtCAGTTCAGGCAATACATTTCAATGTCAAATGTTCTCTCATAGCTCTAAAGGAGATTACGATGTTGAGGATGAGGTCTTCGTGGGTCCGGTCGGTCATAAAGAGAAATGCATTTCTCATGGAATTGAGATTCACGTGAAGGACAGTTTGAGCAGCGGTCCATCTCTGGGAGAAGAGCCCAGCTGGAGCCCACTCACAGGAGAAAAGTTTGATGAAATCTGCAAAGAAGCTCATCTGCTCGCCAGCCaccttgagcaaaccatcactgactctGTAGCTGAGAGCAGCGTAGTGTCCTCGTGCCAAGCTGAGGAGACAGAGACGTTCGAGGAAGACACAACAGCCAAACTGAGCATGTTCAGCAAGCCGGCTGATGTTCTGAGTCCCATCAAAAGAGCGACCTTTCTTGTGCAGGACAGCCCGATGAAGCAGCTTCCACCCGCCATTCAGAAGCGAATGCTGAGGGCTAACGGGATGGCTGGGTTTGGCAAGCCACGTCTCAGTACGTCGAGTCCAGTCAGGCCGGCTGTGACGCAGCCTAAGATGGCTGCCAGAGGCAAAGCCCTTGTGGCTAGTAGTGGGGTGTTACCCAGCAAACCCACAGCCCATGGGAACTCAAGACTTTCCTCCAGCACAAAACTGCCACCGGCCACTAAAACAAGGCTTCCTCCTCCCAGAAAAGTATAAATACGTTAATCTCAATTTATTTATACACTGTTACTGTTTGACATACAAGATTTATTTTGGGTTTATCAATGTCTTTCAGGGTAATTTTGGTCTGAAGCGCAGTCCCAGCAATAGAAACACAAGTAGAGCTGGTTCTTCTGAAGACCTTCTCTCTGATACCACCAGTGTTGCTTCTGATGTCAGCGATTCCTCCTTTAACACTAGTTTGACAGGAAGAAGCAGCATTCCAGCCCGGAACAAGGTAAAAGGACCTGTCGTCATTGTATGCCGTTTTATTCTTCAAGAATTGCTGATAATAGTCATACATCACTATTTAAATGCCAAACACCTCAAGCGCATGTCAGAAATGTAACACCCCTTACCATAAATCACAGGCTTCAGCTTCCAAGGCTTTTAAAGCATTTGTAAACACACTGTTAATAATAATGTCATCAGTTTTACCATACCAGTTCGAGCCGAAACGCAGATCATCAAGCCAATCGATCAGAACCAACTTTGCAAGCACGACTTGAGCAGAACGTTTGACAGTGGTAAATAGTCTTTGTATATAGCCTGTGTTGTACTCTGCCAGGTTCAGGAAGCTGTCTTCTGTGAAAAGCGCTGTGCACAAGCAAACTTTTGGGTTGTACTGCTCAGAACCAGCTTTAGAAATAAATCTTAACCTCTGAAAGCAAAAGCGGTTTTGCTTTCGCATCCAAACACACAGTGTCTCCGCAACATGAAGACAGCCTCGTCTTCTTTCTTTGTGTATGCCTTTGGGTGCCATTATgctaatatttcacattgtAACGTAGATGTTTGAGGAAGTAATATCTGGACTTGGATCGAGGCGTTTTAGGCAGGTCTGAATCAGTGTTCTCTGTTAGTAAATCATTTTGTGGGaaaaggaaaacattaaaaagcatcatatgacccctttaatatttatgtggaTACAGTGATAAACTtatttttcagggttctttgatgaatagcttattcaaaagaactgcatttatttgaaatggagatcttttgtaacattataaatgtcttaactgtcacttttgatcaatttattacAATCATAGGgtgtcctttctgaataaaagtattaatttctttaagaaaATCTTTTCAGACCCCAGACTTTTACTTgtacattgtttttaaaatgcacaataggcttgttttgtcatttagtGTAATTTACTACTAATGTAGGAGGATGTATGATTTTGGTAATTGGTCGATAATAcagattaaaatgtatttatatatatttaaacatttttcaatatCATTCAGACAGAATTGCGAGCTCCATCTGCTCTTAAAGCTCCTTCACTTCAGAACTCTAGAGTTGTGGACAGGAGGAGAAACACCTCGTCCTCGTCATCTTCTGTGTCCAGCATCAACTCTAGTCTAACTATCTCTCCAGGAAGCAAAGGTGACCTTTCAtacctttgccatcatctaatgCTTACTTACAGTTTTtaataacactaataatttaaagggttagttcaaccaaaaatgaaaattctgtcattaattactcaccctcatgttgtttcacacctgtaagaccttcgttcatcttcagaacacaaattaagatatttttgataaaatctgagagtgttctgttcctccatagacagcaatttaattaccactttcaaggcccagaaaggtagtaaagacatcgttaaaatagtccatgtgactacagtggttcaaccttaatgttatgaagcaacgagattactttttgtgcgcaaacataatggctttattcaacaatttcttctcttccatgtcagtctcctacacagttgacattgtaaacacagttCAGCGTTtctgggttctacgtcagaacgccgactcattattgccCAGCTCTTGCAttagcatcacacacatgcgtcgtgTTGCTCTTGTGAAAAGTGTCAGAgactgacacagaagagaagaataagtattctcgttgcttcataacattaaggttgaaccactgtagtcacatggactattttaaatatgtctttagtagctttctgggcattgaaagtggtaataataTTGCAGTCTATGGGGTgacagagagctctcggatttcatcaaaaatattttaatttgtgttccaaagatgaacgaaggtcttacaggtgtggaatgacatgagggtgagtaattaatgacagaattttcatttttgggtgaactaaccctttaaaatgagtATCCATTTGTCatgctgtacattataatgatGTTATGCCTAAATTCAATTGagacagtatttattcatttattttttatgattgaATTGTTTACAAGCCTATGAAGAtgtatttttgaaaagaaaatgtggatgtttttaatttcatttttactttaaagtgcAAGTGATGCACCTGAAAGTTACTTGTGTATctactgccatctgctggttattAACATATATCTTCTACTCCTCTCACCAGCCAAACTCAATTCATCCTTGAACTCCAGCACTAACAGCATCAGTGCTCGTTCACACAGCAGTGTGAGCAGGTTGCCGAGTTCTAGCCGCAAATCCTCTGTTGTTAGCAGAAACCCAGAGCCCCCTGTCAGCAGGCGGACCTCCATTTCTACACAGGGAAGGAGAGCATCTGAACTTCTCCCCAGGCCTGTCAAAACTACACCCATTAAGAAAACGGACCCGTTTCCGCCTCCACAGCTTCAGACCCCAGCAAAGACTACTGCTGAAAAGACCACTACATCCAGCATCCCTGCATCTCATGCTAAGATTGGAAGTGCTCTAAGGGGAAACCCTAAACTCAAGGTCCCAGTGGTGCCAACGCCCACAAACTACCTGAGGGGAGTTCGCAAATCTGAGGGTAAGGAAAACatagtcatatatatatatatatataggaactATTACGATGAGTCTTACTCAATCTGTCAAGGGCATATCATGTTTCacaccaaaatcaaaagaaaaaactggcaacactttacaataaggtctcatttgttaatattaattcatgaattaactaactaactatGAACAATATATTTACTGCAGTTTTTAACCAttcttaatgttagttaataaaaaatgtttgtgttcaaGTTAGTTTACagtaagggtttttttttttttttttatctcaaattgtttttaattttgattttgaggtgaaatgtgccctgaatatgtttttgtgagatttaaCCAGGACATTATTGCATCAAGTCATGCTAACttgtaataattttatagtTTCCTCTTCGCCTGACGTCCCTCGTATCATGAAGCCAAAGAAATTATTGTCTGCATGCAGTGTGGAGAggtaatatagtaatattttcTCAGAACATTCCAGTTCATTTGAAGGATTTTCCTAACTCTTTGTATACATGTCTTTGTAGTATTCCTGATAATCTAGTCGGTCCCCCAGCAGGCCTCCTAACGCCCTTAGCTATGGGCAGTAAACTACGTAGGCCCTCGGCTCTTCCCACCCCAGTCAACCGCCGTATCTCTGGCATCCCTGCTCTCACACCCAAGAGCGTGTCACGCCTAAGTAAACCTTTCCAGGTCACAGAGCGCTCTTCGACCTCCAGCCAAGGGGCCACTCATCCAAGGTGCTACTTTTGGCCCTCAAACTGCCTCTAAGATACTGATCAGTTGATCTCAGTTATTCTATAGCTTGTCTCGATCTCTGTATAAGTAGAAATCTAAGTCAAACTGTCTCTGTACAGCCCAGAAAACATGAAGGAAAGTGAGAAACAAGAAGATAAGCAAACCTCAAATGAGGAGACCTGCCCTCCAGCTGACCTCCAGCCCTGCTCCCTGGTCTTTAATTTGGAGGATGAGCCTGAAGGACCTCCTGCCTGTGAGCCAGCAGCCATGGAGATACCCTCTGAGCCTTCGTCATGTGATCCAGAGCCTCCTCAGGTCGATATGAAACCCCTAACTCTTCCAAACACACTGGACACCCAAAAACACCACCCGctgaagaacaaagaggaaAAGGATGGTAAAGAggtaaaataaactaaatttgaatgtatttttagataaaatgtGTTAGAAAAATCTTCAACAGATCTGAAAATGTTGCATTTGTAGGTTTTGCTCGTGGATGCACCTGCACCAACACTTCAGCTGTCAGAGAAGATGCTAATTGATCTCTCCAACACCCCTGACCTGATCAAAACCTCCTCTGCAAAGCCCTGGGGAGGACAGGTGAGAGGATGTATTATATACcgtatcgttcaaaagtttggggtcggtaagattttttttaataagtttttgaaagaaatgtcctatgctcatcaaggctggatttatttaatcaaatattcagttaaaagctgtattttcagcatcattactccagtcttcagtgtcacatgatccttcagaaatcatttattaaatgctgatttgctgctcaagaaatatttcttattattatcaatgttgaaaacattttttgtggaaaccatgattttatttatttatttatttttttatttttttattttttccaggattctttagggcttttcacacttgaaatagttattctaaaccccgggtaaacagaatcctgggttatcttacttcacatttcacactgctcgtaatttacccggggttaacaattaatcctgggtattcataaactgacgtttcacattgtacattcctaaaccctgggttaatgttcttat contains:
- the gtse1 gene encoding G2 and S phase-expressed protein 1, producing the protein MASLTHSDFVSLAEEKFDFDVSLSPASSKGDYDVEDEVFVGPVGHKEKCISHGIEIHVKDSLSSGPSLGEEPSWSPLTGEKFDEICKEAHLLASHLEQTITDSVAESSVVSSCQAEETETFEEDTTAKLSMFSKPADVLSPIKRATFLVQDSPMKQLPPAIQKRMLRANGMAGFGKPRLSTSSPVRPAVTQPKMAARGKALVASSGVLPSKPTAHGNSRLSSSTKLPPATKTRLPPPRKGNFGLKRSPSNRNTSRAGSSEDLLSDTTSVASDVSDSSFNTSLTGRSSIPARNKTELRAPSALKAPSLQNSRVVDRRRNTSSSSSSVSSINSSLTISPGSKAKLNSSLNSSTNSISARSHSSVSRLPSSSRKSSVVSRNPEPPVSRRTSISTQGRRASELLPRPVKTTPIKKTDPFPPPQLQTPAKTTAEKTTTSSIPASHAKIGSALRGNPKLKVPVVPTPTNYLRGVRKSEVSSSPDVPRIMKPKKLLSACSVESIPDNLVGPPAGLLTPLAMGSKLRRPSALPTPVNRRISGIPALTPKSVSRLSKPFQVTERSSTSSQGATHPSPENMKESEKQEDKQTSNEETCPPADLQPCSLVFNLEDEPEGPPACEPAAMEIPSEPSSCDPEPPQVDMKPLTLPNTLDTQKHHPLKNKEEKDGKEVLLVDAPAPTLQLSEKMLIDLSNTPDLIKTSSAKPWGGQLIDLSSPLIKWSPEDKKENTENAAPLIDLSF